From one Anopheles bellator chromosome 1, idAnoBellAS_SP24_06.2, whole genome shotgun sequence genomic stretch:
- the LOC131214450 gene encoding mRNA-capping enzyme, with protein MSRGPGPIPNRWLHCPRKSDTLVAERFLAFKTPLKREFQAQMPLECTFTPSMLFDLMRRHKVRIGLWIDLTNTSRFYDRHEIEDSGSQYIKLQCRGHGETPSREQSKSFIEIVEEFIQGNPLDAIGVHCTHGFNRTGFLIVSYMVERMDCAVDAAIMAFAQARPPGIYKQDYITELFRRYGDEEDAPMAPELPGWSLEYDDGEPSNQQQPYHLQQQENFDDDLNEGELPPGATTSESKRTHEAMSADNGGGGGKSNGHGPPSKRKRPSFNPNAVFMEGVPNVTLVHDVSLIGRLQEKVRSMCGSKMQGFSGAQPVSMDMHNIRYLTEAPYRVSWKADGTRYIMLIARANEIYFFDRDNSVFSVRGIRFPTLEDPSRHLTDTLVDGEMVIDTFNQQRIPRYLVYDVIYFANREVRKLPFHPDRLNLIDRELIGARTRAMQKGMIDRPKEPFGVRLKQFWDIGQSKALLGPKFTEKLGHEPDGLIYQPSLDPYEPGVCPRVLKWKPHEMNSIDFRLMIKEEAKLGMLPRKVGLLFVGGMERNYGEIKLTKELRKLNNKIIECKYDDNGWVLMRERTDKSFPNSYETAKSVWESIRNPVTADRLLSLIDKEGFRSDSERMPPPRPQ; from the coding sequence ATGTCTCGCGGACCGGGGCCTATTCCAAACCGTTGGTTGCACTGTCCACGCAAATCGGATACGTTGGTTGCGGAACGTTTTCTCGCATTCAAGACGCCGCTGAAGCGAGAATTCCAAGCACAGATGCCGCTCGAATGTACTTTCACACCGTCGATGTTGTTCGATCTGATGCGGCGGCACAAGGTGCGGATCGGTCTCTGGATTGACTTAACCAACACGAGCCGGTTCTACGATCGACACGAAATCGAAGACAGCGGGAGCCAGTACATCAAATTGCAGTgtcgcggccacggcgaaacGCCGTCCAGGGAGCAGTCCAAATCGTTCATAGAGATCGTGGAGGAGTTCATCCAAGGAAATCCCCTCGATGCGATCGGAGTCCATTGCACGCACGGCTTCAACCGGACCGGGTTTCTGATCGTCTCGTACATGGTCGAGCGCATGGACTGTGCGGTCGATGCCGCCATCATGGCGTTTGCACAGGCCCGTCCGCCTGGCATCTACAAGCAGGATTACATTACAGAGTTGTTCCGCCGATATGGGGACGAAGAGGATGCCCCGATGGCGCCGGAACTGCCCGGCTGGAGTTTGGAGTACGACGACGGAGAGCCATCGAATCAGCAACAGCCGTACCACTTGCAGCAGCAAGAGAACTTTGACGATGATCTAAACGAAGGAGAGTTGCCTCCGGGCGCGACTACATCTGAATCAAAACGGACCCACGAAGCAATGAGTGCCgacaatggtggtggtggcggcaaaTCCAACGGTCATGGCCCTCCCTCAAAGCGAAAGCGTCCCTCGTTCAACCCGAATGCCGTTTTCATGGAGGGCGTGCCGAACGTGACGCTCGTGCACGACGTCAGTCTGATCGGTCGCTTGCAAGAGAAGGTTCGCAGCATGTGCGGTAGCAAGATGCAGGGTTTCTCCGGTGCGCAGCCGGTTTCGATGGATATGCACAATATCCGCTACTTGACTGAGGCTCCCTATCGGGTGTCGTGGAAGGCCGACGGAACGCGCTACATAATGCTCATCGCTCGCGCCAACGAAATCTACTTTTTCGATCGTGACAATTCCGTGTTCTCGGTTCGGGGAATTCGATTTCCTACGCTGGAGGATCCGAGCCGTCACCTCACGGATACACTCGTCGACGGTGAGATGGTGATCGACACGTTCAACCAGCAACGCATCCCGCGATACCTCGTGTACGACGTGATTTACTTCGCCAACCGCGAAGTGCGAAAACTTCCGTTCCATCCCGATCGGTTGAATCTGATCGATCGAGAGCTGATCGGGGCGAGGACGAGGGCGATGCAGAAAGggatgatcgatcggccgaaGGAACCGTTCGGTGTACGCCTGAAGCAGTTTTGGGACATTGGCCAATCGAAGGCTCTGCTCGGGCCCAAGTTCACCGAAAAACTAGGCCACGAACCAGACGGTCTGATCTATCAGCCGTCACTCGATCCGTACGAACCGGGCGTGTGCCCGCGGGTGCTCAAATGGAAGCCGCACGAAATGAACTCCATCGACTTCCGGCTGATGATAAAGGAAGAGGCCAAACTGGGGATGCTGCCCCGGAAGGTGGGCCTCCTCTTTGTAGGCGGCATGGAGCGCAACTACGGAGAGATTAAACTGACGAAGGAGCTGCGAAAGCTCAACAATAAGATCATCGAGTGCAAGTACGACGACAATGGGTGGGTGTTGATGCGCGAGCGAACGGACAAATCGTTCCCGAATAGCTACGAGACGGCCAAGAGTGTGTGGGAAAGCATTCGCAATCCCGTGACGGCCGATCGGTTGCTCAGCTTGATCGACAAGGAAGGGTTCCGATCGGACTCGGAACGCATGCCACCGCCGAGACCACAATAA
- the LOC131216186 gene encoding ubiquitin-conjugating enzyme E2 W isoform X2: MSKSESCRKTAGMSPSERRLQKELMSLIKEPPPGVSVDEDSVSQNLTQWIINIDGVEGTLYEGEHFQLLFKFNNKYPFDSPEVTFIGSNIPVHPHVYSNGHICLSILTDDWSPALSVQSVCLSISSMLSSCREKRRPPDNGIYVKTCNKNPKKTKWWYHDDSV; the protein is encoded by the exons ATGAGCAAAAGTGAGAGCTGCAGAAAGACGGCCGGAATGAGTCCGTCGGAG CGTCGCCTACAAAAAGAACTGATGTCTTTAATCAAGGAACCCCCGCCAGGCGTGTCCGTGGACGAGGATAGTGTTAGTCAAAATCTAACGCA GTGGATCATAAACATCGACGGTGTGGAAGGGACCTTATACGAAGGAGAACACTTTCAACTGTTGTTCAAATTTAACAACAAGTATCCGTTCGACTCGCCGGAG GTGACATTCATAGGCTCAAATATTCCCGTCCACCCGCACGTATATTCAAATGGACATATTTGTCTATCCATCTTAACAGATGATTG GTCACCAGCGTTGTCAGTTCAATCCGTTTGTCTTAGTATATCTTCAATGTTGAGTAGCTGTCGAGAGAAGCGGCGACCGCCGGACAACGGTATCTACGTAAAAACCTGCAATAAAAATCCCAAGAAAACCAAATGGTGGTACCATG ACGATTCcgtgtag
- the LOC131216186 gene encoding ubiquitin-conjugating enzyme E2 W isoform X1: MFNRLRVHKEKPSKSESISTSNTAVIQEATKENKNLVLDNSRWERRLQKELMSLIKEPPPGVSVDEDSVSQNLTQWIINIDGVEGTLYEGEHFQLLFKFNNKYPFDSPEVTFIGSNIPVHPHVYSNGHICLSILTDDWSPALSVQSVCLSISSMLSSCREKRRPPDNGIYVKTCNKNPKKTKWWYHDDSV, from the exons ATGTTTAATCGACTGCGGGTGCACAAGGAGAAACCCTCCAAGTCGGAATCGATATCCACCAGCAATACCGCCGTCATACAGGAAGCGACAAAGGAGAATAAAAATCTTGTGCTCGATAACAGTCGCTGGGAG CGTCGCCTACAAAAAGAACTGATGTCTTTAATCAAGGAACCCCCGCCAGGCGTGTCCGTGGACGAGGATAGTGTTAGTCAAAATCTAACGCA GTGGATCATAAACATCGACGGTGTGGAAGGGACCTTATACGAAGGAGAACACTTTCAACTGTTGTTCAAATTTAACAACAAGTATCCGTTCGACTCGCCGGAG GTGACATTCATAGGCTCAAATATTCCCGTCCACCCGCACGTATATTCAAATGGACATATTTGTCTATCCATCTTAACAGATGATTG GTCACCAGCGTTGTCAGTTCAATCCGTTTGTCTTAGTATATCTTCAATGTTGAGTAGCTGTCGAGAGAAGCGGCGACCGCCGGACAACGGTATCTACGTAAAAACCTGCAATAAAAATCCCAAGAAAACCAAATGGTGGTACCATG ACGATTCcgtgtag